A window from Pseudomonas sp. MRSN 12121 encodes these proteins:
- a CDS encoding Fe2+-dependent dioxygenase: MLLHIPGLFSREEVLRIREALEQADWADGKITAGYQSAKAKHNLQLPEGHPLAQEIGAAMLERLWQHPRFMSAALPHKVFPPLLNCYTAGGSFDFHIDNAVRQPKGSAERVRTDLSSTLFFSDPEDYDGGELEIQDTFGTQRVKLPAGDMVLYPGTSLHKVNAVTRGTRYASFFWTQSLVREDSQRALLFEMDEAIQQLTRDMPDHPSLIRLTGTYHNLLRRWVEV; the protein is encoded by the coding sequence ATGCTCCTGCATATTCCCGGCCTGTTCTCCCGTGAAGAAGTGCTGCGTATCCGTGAGGCCCTGGAGCAGGCGGACTGGGCCGACGGCAAGATCACCGCGGGCTACCAGTCGGCCAAGGCCAAGCACAACCTGCAACTGCCCGAGGGCCACCCGCTGGCCCAGGAAATCGGCGCGGCGATGCTCGAACGCTTGTGGCAACACCCGCGCTTCATGTCGGCGGCGCTGCCGCACAAGGTCTTCCCGCCGCTGCTCAACTGCTACACCGCCGGCGGCAGTTTCGACTTCCATATCGACAACGCCGTGCGCCAGCCCAAGGGCAGCGCCGAGCGGGTGCGCACCGACCTGTCGTCGACCCTGTTTTTCAGCGACCCGGAGGACTACGACGGCGGCGAGCTGGAGATCCAGGACACCTTCGGCACCCAGCGGGTCAAGCTGCCCGCCGGCGACATGGTGCTGTACCCGGGCACCAGCCTGCACAAGGTCAACGCCGTCACCCGCGGCACCCGTTATGCGTCGTTCTTCTGGACCCAGAGCCTGGTGCGCGAAGACAGCCAGCGCGCGTTGTTGTTCGAGATGGACGAGGCGATCCAGCAATTGACCCGGGACATGCCCGATCACCCGTCGCTGATCCGCCTGACCGGCACCTACCACAACCTGCTGCGTCGCTGGGTCGAGGTGTAG
- a CDS encoding tetratricopeptide repeat protein, whose translation MSYRLRREESLDGEQLRAMLEQSPARAAQAVLLAAGEGVLEAQALLGQILLDGLGIERDPPLALRWFEIAARRGHLMARNMLGRCAEHGWGREADARAAAGHYRQAAEAGLDWGLYNYANLLATGRGIAQDHARALECYRCAAALGHAKSMNLLGRYLEEGRHCPRDVASAWDWYRRSAEGGDFRGQFSHAAVLADAGRIDEALEWLGKALQGGNLNFLRVARGALLQASHPEVRALARDYHQRAAELGDERDLALLAALT comes from the coding sequence GTGAGCTATCGATTACGCCGCGAGGAAAGCCTCGACGGCGAGCAATTGCGCGCCATGCTCGAACAGAGCCCGGCCCGGGCCGCCCAGGCAGTCCTGCTGGCGGCGGGCGAGGGCGTGCTGGAGGCCCAGGCGCTGCTCGGGCAGATCCTGCTCGACGGCCTGGGCATCGAGCGCGACCCGCCGCTGGCCCTGCGCTGGTTCGAGATCGCCGCGCGGCGCGGCCACCTGATGGCGCGCAACATGCTGGGGCGTTGCGCCGAACACGGCTGGGGCCGTGAAGCCGACGCCCGGGCGGCGGCCGGGCATTATCGCCAGGCCGCCGAAGCCGGGCTGGACTGGGGGCTGTACAACTACGCCAACCTGCTGGCCACCGGGCGCGGGATCGCACAAGACCACGCCCGGGCCCTGGAGTGCTACCGGTGCGCCGCGGCGCTGGGCCATGCCAAATCGATGAACCTGCTGGGGCGTTACCTGGAAGAAGGGCGGCATTGCCCCCGCGATGTGGCCAGCGCCTGGGACTGGTATCGCCGCTCGGCCGAAGGCGGGGATTTCCGCGGCCAATTCAGCCACGCCGCGGTGCTGGCCGATGCCGGGCGGATCGACGAAGCGCTGGAATGGCTGGGCAAGGCGCTGCAAGGCGGCAACCTGAATTTCCTGCGGGTGGCGCGCGGTGCCTTGTTGCAGGCGAGCCATCCCGAGGTTCGAGCCCTGGCGAGGGACTATCACCAGCGGGCGGCGGAGCTGGGTGACGAGCGGGACCTGGCGCTGCTTGCCGCTCTGACGTAA
- a CDS encoding CopG family ribbon-helix-helix protein, protein MTATKVLTAHVPLELADKVDQMASRLERSRGWIVKQALVAWVDQEEERSRLTHEALADVDAGQVIDHQAVQAWAESLMNDDPLPVPK, encoded by the coding sequence ATGACTGCCACTAAAGTGCTGACGGCCCATGTGCCCTTGGAGTTGGCCGACAAGGTCGACCAGATGGCCTCCCGGCTGGAGCGTTCGCGCGGCTGGATCGTCAAGCAGGCGCTGGTGGCCTGGGTCGACCAGGAAGAGGAGCGCAGCCGCCTGACGCACGAGGCCCTGGCCGATGTGGACGCGGGGCAGGTCATCGACCATCAGGCCGTTCAGGCATGGGCCGAGAGCCTGATGAATGATGATCCTTTACCGGTGCCCAAGTGA
- a CDS encoding type II toxin-antitoxin system RelE/ParE family toxin, whose protein sequence is MRALKWTSKALSDLARLFEFLAPVNRSAAARTVQSLTRAPETLLANPRIGEQLEEFQPRDVRRLLVGPYEMRYEIQGMTLYILRVWHVREDR, encoded by the coding sequence GTGAGGGCGTTGAAGTGGACGAGCAAGGCGCTATCGGACCTGGCTCGGCTGTTTGAGTTTCTGGCTCCCGTGAATCGCTCGGCCGCTGCCCGAACGGTGCAATCCCTGACACGAGCCCCGGAGACCCTGCTGGCCAATCCGCGTATCGGCGAGCAGTTGGAGGAGTTTCAACCTCGCGATGTCCGGCGTTTGTTGGTAGGGCCCTACGAGATGCGTTATGAGATTCAGGGGATGACGCTCTATATCCTGCGGGTGTGGCACGTGCGGGAAGACCGATAG
- a CDS encoding type III PLP-dependent enzyme, whose product MSIQVEDYFARETFQKMKAFADKQETPFVVIDTQMIAQAYDDLRAGFEFAKVYYAVKANPAVEIIDLLREKGSSFDIASIYELDKVLGRGVSPDQISYGNTIKKSKDIRYFYEKGVRLYATDSEADLRNIAKAAPGSKVYVRILTEGSTTADWPLSRKFGCQTDMAMDLLILARDLGLVPYGVSFHVGSQQRDISVWDAAIAKVKVIFERLKEEDGIHLKLINMGGGFPANYITRTNSLETYAEEIIRFLKEDFGDELPEIILEPGRSLIANAGILVSEVVLVARKSRTAVERWIYTDVGKFSGLIETMDESIKFPIWTEKKGETEEVVIAGPTCDSADIMYENYKYGLPLNLAIGDRLYWLSTGAYTTSYSAVEFNGFPPLKSFYV is encoded by the coding sequence ATGTCGATTCAGGTCGAAGACTATTTCGCGCGCGAAACCTTCCAGAAAATGAAGGCGTTCGCCGACAAGCAAGAAACCCCGTTCGTGGTCATCGATACCCAGATGATCGCCCAGGCCTACGATGACCTGCGTGCCGGTTTCGAATTCGCCAAGGTCTATTACGCGGTAAAAGCCAACCCGGCCGTCGAGATCATCGACCTGCTGCGTGAGAAAGGTTCGAGCTTCGACATCGCCTCGATCTACGAGCTGGACAAGGTGCTGGGCCGCGGCGTCAGCCCGGACCAGATCAGCTACGGCAACACCATCAAGAAATCCAAGGACATCCGCTACTTCTACGAGAAGGGCGTGCGCCTGTACGCCACCGACTCCGAAGCCGACCTGCGCAACATCGCCAAGGCCGCGCCGGGCTCGAAAGTCTATGTGCGCATCCTCACCGAAGGCTCGACCACCGCGGACTGGCCGCTGTCGCGCAAGTTCGGCTGCCAGACCGACATGGCCATGGACCTGCTGATCCTCGCTCGCGACCTGGGCCTGGTGCCGTATGGCGTGTCGTTCCACGTGGGTTCGCAACAGCGTGACATCAGCGTCTGGGATGCGGCGATCGCCAAGGTCAAGGTGATCTTCGAGCGTCTGAAGGAAGAAGACGGCATCCATCTCAAGCTGATCAACATGGGCGGCGGCTTCCCGGCCAACTACATCACCCGCACCAACAGCCTGGAAACCTACGCCGAGGAAATCATCCGCTTCCTCAAGGAAGACTTCGGTGACGAGCTGCCGGAAATCATCCTTGAGCCAGGCCGTTCGCTGATCGCCAACGCCGGCATCCTGGTCAGCGAAGTGGTGCTGGTGGCGCGTAAATCCCGCACCGCGGTGGAGCGCTGGATCTACACCGACGTGGGCAAGTTCTCCGGCCTGATCGAAACCATGGACGAGTCCATCAAGTTCCCGATCTGGACCGAGAAGAAAGGCGAGACCGAAGAAGTGGTGATCGCCGGCCCGACCTGCGACAGCGCCGACATCATGTACGAGAACTACAAATACGGCCTGCCGCTGAACCTGGCCATCGGCGACCGCCTGTACTGGCTGTCCACCGGCGCCTACACCACCAGCTACAGCGCGGTGGAATTCAACGGCTTCCCGCCGCTGAAATCCTTCTACGTGTAA
- a CDS encoding betaine/proline/choline family ABC transporter ATP-binding protein (Members of the family are the ATP-binding subunit of ABC transporters for substrates such as betaine, L-proline or other amino acids, choline, carnitine, etc. The substrate specificity is best determined from the substrate-binding subunit, rather than this subunit, as it interacts with the permease subunit and not with substrate directly.), giving the protein MIELQDLTKTFQSNGKTITAVDSVSLTVNEGEICVFLGPSGCGKSTTLKMINRLIMPTSGKVLINGEDTTGLDEVTLRRNIGYVIQQIGLFPNMTIEENITVVPRLLGWDKQKCHDRARELMSMIKLEPKQYLHRYPRELSGGQQQRIGVIRALAAEAPLLLMDEPFGAVDPINREMIQNEFFEMQRALNKTVIMVSHDIDEAIKLGDKIAIFRAGKLLQIDHPDTLLAHPADEFVSNFVGQDSTLKRLLLVKAEDAADNAPSVSPETPVAEALELMDEHDRRYVVVTCADNKALGYVRRRDLHRQAGTCAQYLREFNATAAYDEHLRILLSRMYEFNRSWLPVLDAERVFLGEVTQESIAAYLSSGRSRGMKTNIVSPAETALA; this is encoded by the coding sequence ATGATCGAACTTCAAGACCTGACCAAGACGTTCCAAAGCAACGGCAAGACCATCACCGCCGTCGACTCCGTGAGCCTGACCGTCAACGAAGGCGAGATCTGCGTGTTCCTCGGGCCCTCGGGTTGCGGCAAGAGCACCACGCTGAAAATGATCAACCGCCTGATCATGCCGACCTCGGGCAAGGTGCTGATCAACGGCGAAGACACCACCGGCCTCGACGAAGTGACCCTGCGCCGCAACATCGGCTACGTGATCCAGCAGATCGGCCTGTTCCCCAACATGACCATCGAGGAAAACATCACCGTAGTGCCGCGCCTGCTGGGCTGGGACAAGCAGAAATGCCACGACCGCGCCCGCGAGCTGATGAGCATGATCAAGCTCGAGCCCAAGCAGTACCTGCACCGCTATCCGCGCGAACTGTCCGGCGGCCAGCAACAGCGCATCGGGGTGATCCGCGCGCTGGCGGCCGAGGCGCCGCTGCTGCTGATGGACGAACCCTTCGGCGCGGTCGACCCGATCAACCGCGAGATGATCCAGAACGAGTTCTTCGAGATGCAGCGGGCGCTGAACAAGACCGTGATCATGGTCAGCCATGACATCGACGAAGCCATCAAGCTGGGCGACAAGATCGCCATCTTCCGCGCCGGCAAACTGTTGCAGATCGACCATCCGGACACCCTGCTGGCGCATCCGGCGGACGAGTTCGTCAGCAACTTCGTCGGCCAGGACAGCACCCTCAAGCGCCTGCTGCTGGTGAAGGCCGAGGACGCCGCCGACAACGCGCCGTCGGTCAGCCCCGAGACGCCCGTGGCCGAGGCCCTGGAACTGATGGACGAGCACGACCGCCGCTACGTGGTGGTGACCTGCGCCGACAACAAGGCCCTGGGCTATGTGCGCCGCCGCGATCTGCACCGCCAGGCCGGCACCTGCGCCCAGTACCTGCGCGAGTTCAACGCCACCGCGGCCTACGACGAACACCTGCGCATCCTGTTGTCGAGGATGTATGAGTTCAACCGTTCGTGGCTGCCGGTGCTGGATGCCGAGCGGGTGTTCCTCGGCGAAGTGACCCAGGAGTCGATTGCCGCCTACCTCAGCTCCGGCCGCTCGCGCGGCATGAAGACCAACATCGTCTCGCCAGCCGAGACCGCCCTGGCCTGA
- a CDS encoding ABC transporter permease: MELLNAFSHLDWQQVIQLTGQHITLVGIAVTLAILFGVPLGILMTRFPTLAGPLQASATVLLTIPSIALFGLLLPFYSKFGQGLGPLPAITAVFLYSLLPIMRNTYLALTGVEPGIREAARGIGMTFGQRLRMVELPIAVPVILAGVRTAVVMNIGVMTIAATIGAGGLGVLILASISRSDMSMLIVGAVLVSLLAIFADLLLQWLQRSLTPKGLLK, from the coding sequence ATGGAACTGTTGAACGCCTTTTCCCACCTCGACTGGCAGCAGGTCATCCAGCTGACCGGGCAGCACATCACCCTGGTGGGCATCGCCGTGACCCTGGCGATCCTCTTCGGCGTGCCGCTGGGGATCCTGATGACCCGCTTCCCGACCTTGGCCGGTCCGCTACAGGCCAGCGCCACCGTGCTGCTGACCATCCCGTCCATCGCGCTGTTCGGCCTGCTGCTGCCGTTCTACTCGAAATTCGGCCAGGGCCTGGGGCCGCTGCCGGCGATTACCGCGGTGTTTCTCTATTCCCTGCTGCCGATCATGCGTAACACCTACCTGGCGCTGACCGGCGTCGAGCCGGGCATCCGCGAAGCCGCCCGCGGCATCGGCATGACCTTCGGCCAGCGCCTGCGCATGGTCGAGTTGCCGATCGCCGTGCCGGTGATCCTCGCCGGGGTCCGCACCGCCGTGGTGATGAACATCGGTGTCATGACCATCGCCGCCACCATCGGCGCCGGCGGCCTGGGCGTGCTCATTCTTGCCTCCATCAGCCGCAGCGACATGTCGATGCTGATCGTCGGCGCGGTGCTGGTCAGTCTCCTGGCCATCTTCGCCGACCTGCTTCTGCAATGGCTGCAACGTTCGCTGACTCCAAAAGGACTGCTCAAATGA
- a CDS encoding glycine betaine ABC transporter substrate-binding protein, giving the protein MKKIALIIGCVLLCAGIAQAAQKPVIRIGARVFTEQTLLAEITSQYLRSKGYDTRVTGGLGSNLARSAHESGQLDMLWEYTGVSLVAYNHVTEKLDSQQSYERVKELDGKKGLVWLAPSKFSNTYALALPHKVAEQYPQINSISDLKKVLDAERKDNHLIALDTEFANRSDGLAGMVELYGMDLTRKNIRQMDAGLVYTALRNAQVFAGLVYTTDGRLNAFNLKLLDDDLHYFPDYTAAPVVRQAYLDAHPQLAADLKPLAALFDDETMRQLNARVDVDHESPSAVAADFLRQHPLNPAR; this is encoded by the coding sequence ATGAAAAAAATAGCTTTGATCATAGGCTGCGTCCTGCTGTGCGCAGGCATTGCCCAAGCCGCGCAGAAGCCGGTGATCCGCATCGGCGCCCGGGTCTTCACCGAGCAGACGCTGCTGGCGGAAATCACCTCGCAGTACCTGCGCAGCAAGGGGTACGACACCCGGGTCACCGGCGGCCTGGGCAGCAACCTGGCGCGCAGCGCCCACGAAAGCGGGCAGCTGGACATGCTCTGGGAATACACCGGGGTGTCCCTGGTGGCCTATAACCACGTCACCGAGAAGCTCGACAGCCAACAGTCCTATGAGCGGGTCAAGGAGCTCGACGGGAAAAAAGGCCTGGTCTGGCTCGCCCCGTCGAAATTCAGCAATACCTACGCCCTGGCGCTGCCGCACAAGGTCGCCGAGCAATACCCGCAGATCAACAGCATCAGCGACCTGAAGAAAGTCCTCGACGCCGAGCGCAAGGACAACCACCTGATCGCCCTGGACACCGAGTTCGCCAACCGCTCCGACGGCCTGGCCGGCATGGTCGAGCTGTACGGCATGGACCTGACGCGCAAGAACATCCGCCAGATGGACGCGGGCCTGGTCTACACCGCGCTGCGCAACGCCCAGGTATTCGCCGGGCTGGTGTACACCACCGACGGCCGGCTCAACGCCTTCAACCTGAAGCTGCTGGACGACGACCTGCACTACTTCCCGGACTACACCGCGGCGCCCGTGGTGCGCCAGGCCTACCTCGACGCCCACCCGCAACTGGCCGCCGACCTCAAGCCGCTGGCGGCCCTGTTCGACGACGAGACCATGCGCCAGCTCAACGCCCGGGTCGACGTCGACCACGAAAGCCCGTCCGCCGTGGCCGCAGACTTCCTGCGCCAGCATCCATTGAACCCCGCTCGATAA
- a CDS encoding ABC transporter permease codes for MAIRYGKGLIGGAAVIALLALLVHWIGISTIEHYRDDLLFYLQAHLYLVLASMFAALVVGIPAGIVLSRPQMVGRAERFMQVFNIGNTVPPLAVLAIALGILGIGSGPAIFALFLASLLPIVRNTYEGLKNVQGSLKEAAVGIGMTPRQVLWKVELPNAVPIIVGGVRVALAINVGTAPLAFLIGANSLGSLIFPGIALNNQPQLLLGAACTALLALLLDGLVTLASRLWLERGLRPS; via the coding sequence GTGGCTATTCGCTATGGCAAAGGGCTGATAGGAGGCGCGGCGGTCATCGCTCTCCTGGCCCTGCTGGTCCACTGGATCGGCATCAGTACGATCGAACACTACCGCGACGATCTGTTGTTTTACCTGCAAGCCCATCTGTACCTGGTACTCGCTTCAATGTTCGCCGCCCTCGTGGTGGGGATCCCCGCCGGCATCGTCCTCAGCCGACCGCAAATGGTCGGGCGTGCCGAACGCTTCATGCAGGTGTTCAACATCGGTAACACCGTCCCTCCCCTGGCCGTCCTGGCCATCGCCCTGGGGATCCTCGGCATCGGCAGCGGGCCGGCCATCTTCGCGCTGTTCCTCGCTTCCTTGCTGCCCATCGTGCGCAACACCTACGAAGGCCTGAAAAACGTCCAGGGCTCGCTCAAGGAAGCCGCCGTCGGCATCGGCATGACGCCGCGCCAGGTGCTGTGGAAAGTCGAGCTGCCCAACGCCGTGCCGATCATCGTCGGTGGCGTGCGCGTGGCCCTGGCGATCAACGTCGGCACCGCGCCTCTGGCCTTCCTGATCGGCGCCAACAGCCTCGGCAGCCTGATCTTCCCGGGCATTGCCCTGAACAATCAGCCGCAACTGCTGCTCGGCGCGGCCTGCACCGCCTTGCTGGCCCTGCTGCTCGACGGCCTGGTGACACTGGCCAGCCGCCTCTGGCTGGAACGCGGCCTGCGCCCGTCTTAA
- a CDS encoding GLUG motif-containing protein, with protein sequence MNKSYALVWNQAMGCWNVTSEWTRRRGKAGRSKAVLAAGAALLGLLVQGPAFALPSGADIIAGEGGMHTSADGKQLTVDQQSNKLITQWNEFNVSADERVNFQQPGHDAVALNRVIGNNGSDIQGRIDANGQVFLINPNGVVFGKSAQVDVGGLVVSTQNLSDKDFLDGNYRFAGNSAAGISNAGTLSARDGGSVALLGAQVSNSGVIQARLGNVALAAGKDITLNFDGNGLLNLQIDGGAVDALVQNGGLIKADGGQVLMSARSADSLLKTVVSNQGVIEARTLQAKAGRIVLDGGDSGVVQVAGRQDASALDGQGNGGTVENRGAQVEVQLAAQVDTRADKGQTGTWKIRTHTLTVASPESEATQRGQGTPTLRSETLASNLGTTHVELTSSNNLSLKAPVTWSSGNHLGLTAEQGDIRVDGPLAASGAKADLTLNARNGSLHLNDNIALTGAGASLALNSGNGHSLKDGKAVTLSGAGASFQANGQHYAVIQDLAQLRGVDNNLNGRYVLGNSIAGNGASFLSLADQRSFGGVFDGLGNSIDNLSVYGTGSAIGLFGANSGDIRNLNLERISVSGARSDRLNLQVGSLAGRNTGRIDNVKASQVTVTGASRFETLGGLVGTNLEQGSITNAAASGNVTGDSSTYAMGGLVGENLGSGRGVASISNSQSDVTLRGRSSHVIAGGLVGVNRNARISNSRSAGSIEMNGDAMMLGGLVGLSEGTSVTRLSNVSSSVSIKGSGRNGYYGGLVGFNNGGAVSNASASGDVTSDNAQAIGGLIGHNSSGALSNASASGNVTGGRTQWIGGLVGFNQRSAASNVSASGKVTGNGAQAIGGLIGKNSASRLSNATASGDVLDTFSLQVGGLVGLNESSNHTVVKASGNVTGGKGANVGGLIGTSSGSSLTEASATGKVTGNGTRSIGGLIGSQIQGSLINASASGDVTDAHGSELGGLIGYSQGGNHTNLKASGNVTGGAKATVGGLIGLRMDGSLSNASALGNVRAGDSAVIGGLLGQGRNSILRNAVAAGTVTAGANAQAGGLVGNLAGGSLANAQAKGDVEAGSDSRAGGLVGWNSGQISNASASGKVTAGQGSVLGGLVGGNIGSVRFSSASGQIVPVDPSDIHGGLIGANLGQQSFNSVEGEAAKVPMIGRSYTF encoded by the coding sequence ATGAACAAAAGCTATGCATTGGTCTGGAACCAGGCCATGGGCTGCTGGAACGTCACCAGCGAATGGACCCGTCGACGCGGCAAGGCCGGACGCAGCAAGGCCGTGCTCGCCGCTGGCGCAGCGCTGCTCGGGCTGCTCGTCCAGGGACCGGCATTCGCCCTGCCGAGCGGAGCGGACATCATCGCCGGCGAAGGCGGCATGCATACCTCGGCCGATGGCAAGCAACTGACCGTCGACCAGCAGAGCAACAAGCTGATCACCCAATGGAACGAGTTCAATGTCAGCGCCGATGAGCGCGTCAACTTTCAACAGCCCGGCCATGACGCCGTCGCCCTCAACCGCGTCATCGGCAACAACGGCAGCGACATCCAGGGCCGGATCGACGCCAATGGCCAAGTGTTCCTGATCAACCCCAACGGCGTGGTCTTCGGCAAGTCCGCGCAGGTCGATGTCGGCGGCCTGGTGGTGTCGACCCAGAACCTGTCCGACAAGGACTTCCTCGATGGCAACTACCGTTTCGCCGGTAACTCCGCCGCCGGCATCAGCAACGCCGGCACCCTCAGCGCCCGCGACGGCGGCAGCGTCGCCCTGCTCGGGGCCCAGGTCAGCAACAGCGGGGTAATCCAGGCCCGCCTCGGCAACGTGGCCCTGGCCGCCGGCAAGGACATCACCCTCAACTTCGACGGCAACGGCCTGCTCAACCTGCAAATCGACGGCGGCGCGGTGGATGCCCTGGTGCAGAACGGCGGCCTGATCAAGGCCGACGGCGGCCAGGTGCTGATGAGCGCCCGGAGCGCCGACAGCCTGCTCAAGACCGTGGTCAGCAACCAGGGCGTGATCGAAGCCCGGACCCTGCAGGCCAAGGCGGGGCGGATTGTGCTCGACGGCGGCGACAGCGGCGTCGTCCAGGTCGCCGGTCGCCAGGACGCCAGCGCCCTCGACGGCCAAGGCAACGGCGGCACCGTGGAAAACCGCGGCGCCCAGGTCGAGGTGCAACTGGCCGCCCAGGTGGATACCCGGGCCGACAAGGGCCAGACCGGCACCTGGAAAATCCGCACCCACACCCTTACGGTCGCCAGCCCCGAGAGCGAGGCCACCCAGCGCGGCCAGGGCACCCCAACCCTGCGCTCCGAGACCCTGGCGAGCAACCTGGGCACCACCCATGTCGAGCTGACCAGCAGCAACAACCTGTCGCTCAAGGCGCCGGTGACCTGGAGCAGCGGCAACCACCTGGGCCTGACCGCCGAACAGGGCGACATCCGCGTCGACGGGCCATTGGCCGCCAGCGGCGCCAAGGCCGACCTGACGCTGAATGCGCGCAACGGCAGCCTGCACCTGAACGACAACATCGCCCTGACCGGCGCCGGCGCAAGCCTGGCGCTGAACAGCGGCAACGGCCATTCGCTCAAGGACGGCAAGGCGGTCACCCTGTCCGGCGCGGGGGCCAGCTTCCAGGCCAACGGCCAGCACTACGCGGTCATCCAGGACCTGGCGCAACTGCGCGGCGTCGACAACAACCTGAACGGGCGTTATGTCCTGGGCAACAGCATCGCCGGCAACGGCGCCAGCTTCCTGTCCCTGGCCGACCAGCGCAGCTTCGGCGGGGTCTTCGATGGCCTGGGCAACAGCATCGACAACCTCTCGGTCTATGGCACCGGCAGCGCTATCGGCCTGTTCGGGGCGAACTCGGGCGACATCCGCAACCTGAACCTGGAGCGTATCTCGGTCAGCGGCGCGCGCTCGGATCGCCTCAACCTCCAGGTCGGCAGCCTGGCGGGGCGCAACACCGGCCGGATCGACAACGTCAAGGCCAGCCAGGTGACGGTCACCGGCGCCTCCCGGTTCGAAACCCTGGGCGGCCTGGTGGGGACGAACCTGGAACAGGGCAGCATCACCAACGCCGCGGCCAGCGGCAACGTGACCGGCGACAGCAGCACCTACGCCATGGGCGGCCTGGTGGGTGAAAACCTCGGCAGCGGCAGGGGCGTCGCCAGCATCAGCAACAGCCAGTCCGACGTTACCCTGCGCGGGCGTTCGTCCCACGTCATCGCCGGCGGCCTGGTCGGGGTGAACCGCAACGCGCGGATCAGCAACAGCCGCAGCGCCGGGTCGATCGAGATGAACGGCGACGCGATGATGCTCGGTGGCCTGGTCGGGCTCAGCGAAGGCACCTCGGTCACCCGGCTGAGCAACGTCAGCTCTTCCGTCAGCATCAAGGGCAGCGGCCGCAACGGTTACTACGGCGGCCTGGTCGGCTTCAACAATGGCGGGGCCGTGAGCAATGCCTCGGCCAGCGGTGATGTGACCAGCGACAACGCCCAGGCCATCGGCGGCCTGATCGGCCATAACAGCAGCGGCGCACTGAGCAACGCCTCGGCCAGCGGCAACGTGACCGGCGGCCGTACCCAGTGGATCGGCGGGCTGGTCGGTTTCAACCAGCGCAGCGCCGCGAGCAACGTCTCGGCCAGCGGCAAGGTGACCGGCAACGGCGCCCAGGCCATCGGCGGCCTGATCGGCAAGAACAGCGCCAGCCGCCTCAGCAATGCCACGGCCAGCGGCGATGTGCTGGACACCTTCAGCCTGCAGGTGGGCGGCCTGGTGGGCCTGAACGAGTCGAGCAACCACACCGTGGTCAAGGCCTCGGGCAACGTGACCGGCGGCAAGGGTGCGAATGTCGGCGGCTTGATCGGCACCAGCTCCGGCAGCTCGCTGACCGAGGCCTCCGCCACCGGCAAGGTGACCGGCAACGGCACGCGCTCGATCGGCGGCCTGATCGGTTCGCAGATCCAGGGTTCGCTCATCAATGCGTCCGCCAGCGGCGACGTCACGGACGCACACGGCAGCGAGCTGGGCGGATTGATCGGCTATAGCCAGGGCGGCAATCACACCAACCTGAAGGCCTCGGGGAACGTCACCGGCGGCGCCAAGGCCACTGTCGGCGGGCTGATCGGGCTGCGGATGGACGGCTCGCTGAGCAATGCCTCGGCGCTCGGCAACGTCCGCGCCGGCGACTCGGCCGTTATCGGCGGGCTGCTCGGCCAGGGCCGCAACAGCATCCTGCGCAACGCCGTGGCCGCGGGCACGGTCACCGCCGGGGCGAATGCCCAGGCGGGCGGCCTGGTCGGCAACCTGGCCGGGGGCAGCCTCGCCAATGCCCAGGCCAAAGGCGATGTCGAGGCCGGCAGCGACAGCCGCGCAGGCGGCCTGGTCGGCTGGAACAGCGGCCAGATCAGCAACGCCTCGGCGTCGGGCAAGGTCACCGCCGGCCAGGGCTCGGTACTGGGTGGCCTGGTCGGCGGCAACATCGGCTCGGTGCGTTTCTCGTCGGCCAGCGGCCAGATCGTGCCGGTGGACCCCAGCGACATCCATGGCGGCCTGATCGGCGCCAACCTCGGCCAGCAGTCGTTCAACAGTGTCGAAGGCGAAGCCGCCAAGGTGCCGATGATCGGCCGCAGCTATACCTTCTGA